From a single Bacillus alveayuensis genomic region:
- a CDS encoding uncharacterized protein (TIGR02678 family) (product_source=TIGR02678; cath_funfam=3.30.420.40; pfam=PF09661; tigrfam=TIGR02678): protein MEREAQLFDDKAKEALEILFENFWILREEEYEIYQMIREREHILRRYISEKFGYRLIVHRHFIKLEKIPVEPESWMGIQNFKETMDYALFCCLLAFLENKSVDEQFLLSELCEELQGMYPGPLTLDWTNYEHRKSLIRVMQAAKDFQIIKVIDGEILGFQMNDEEEVLYEVPIISRYFMRSYPKDLFQYQTMEEILEQEWQSSPSEMRRHRVYRKLFLSPVTYRTSQDDPDFYYLRNFRNRIREDIEKHTDFQFELYKNAALLTLSERRARFTLFPDQKAIMDILLQFASLIREQLEEFECNEFGQMRLTQADFEQLIKSCSEKYKHGWSKTYREGSLKQIGKELLEVMIDWKLASIEEETGMILLYPLLGRTIGHYPKDFVRSEEK from the coding sequence ATGGAAAGAGAAGCACAATTATTTGATGATAAAGCGAAAGAAGCGTTGGAAATATTATTTGAAAATTTTTGGATTTTACGGGAGGAAGAGTATGAGATTTATCAGATGATTCGCGAGCGTGAACATATTTTGCGCCGCTACATTTCCGAAAAATTCGGTTACCGCCTCATTGTTCACAGGCATTTTATTAAACTTGAAAAAATCCCAGTAGAACCTGAAAGCTGGATGGGAATTCAAAACTTTAAAGAAACGATGGACTATGCGTTATTTTGCTGCCTGCTTGCTTTTTTAGAAAATAAATCCGTTGACGAGCAATTTTTATTATCAGAGCTTTGTGAGGAATTGCAAGGGATGTATCCTGGACCGCTCACCTTAGATTGGACGAATTACGAACATCGAAAATCGTTAATTCGTGTCATGCAAGCAGCTAAAGACTTTCAAATCATTAAAGTCATTGATGGAGAAATCCTTGGATTTCAAATGAATGATGAAGAAGAAGTTTTATATGAAGTACCAATTATTTCTCGCTATTTTATGAGATCTTATCCGAAAGACCTTTTTCAATATCAAACAATGGAAGAAATACTCGAACAAGAATGGCAATCGTCACCATCTGAAATGAGGCGTCATCGTGTGTACCGAAAATTGTTTTTATCACCTGTTACGTACCGAACATCACAGGATGATCCTGATTTTTATTATTTACGAAATTTCCGCAATCGCATTCGAGAAGATATTGAAAAGCATACGGACTTTCAGTTTGAACTCTACAAAAATGCTGCTTTATTAACGTTATCAGAAAGAAGAGCCCGATTTACGTTATTTCCAGATCAAAAAGCCATTATGGACATTTTACTACAGTTTGCCTCTTTGATCAGAGAACAATTGGAAGAATTTGAATGCAATGAATTTGGACAAATGCGTTTGACACAAGCCGATTTCGAGCAGCTAATCAAAAGTTGTAGTGAAAAATATAAGCATGGTTGGAGCAAGACGTATCGGGAAGGGTCCTTAAAGCAAATAGGAAAAGAACTGCTTGAAGTCATGATAGATTGGAAGCTGGCGAGTATCGAAGAGGAGACAGGAATGATTCTTTTATATCCATTACTCGGAAGAACGATCGGGCACTATCCGAAAGATTTTGTTAGGAGTGAAGAAAAGTGA